Below is a window of Rariglobus hedericola DNA.
GCAAGGAGCGAGGCAACGGCAAAGGCCGCGGAAAATTGGTATTCATTATAAAGGATCTCCACGTGGAGCGGCATGGTGTTGGTCTCGCCGCGGATGTGGCCGGACACCACGGAAACGGCGCCGAATTCGCCCATCGCGCGGGCGTTGCACAGGATGACGCCGTAGAAAAGCCCCCACTTGATGTTCGGCAACGTGACGCGCCAGAAGGTCTGCCAGCCACTCGCCCCGAGGGTGACGGCCGCATATTCCTCATCGGTGCCCTGCGCCTGCATCAGGGGAATGAGTTCGCGGGCGACGAAGGGAAACGTGACAAAAATGGTGGCAAGCACGATGCCGGGCGTGGCGAAGATAACCTTGAAATCCTTGTCCGCGAGCCACTGCTGAAGCCAGGGAAACCACGGGTTCTCGGCGTTGATGTAATGGCCAAGCCAGCCCTGCAAACCGAAGACCAGGACGAAGACCAAACCGGCAATGACCGGCGAGACCGCGAACGGCAGATCGATGAGCGTGATGAGCACGCTCTTGCCGCGAAACTGGAACTTTGTGATGCACCACGCGGCCGCGACGCCGAAGACGACGTTGGACGGCACCGAGATGGCGGCGGTGATCAGCGTGAGTTTAATTGCAGCGACCGCATCGGCATCGGTGAAAGCGGCGATGAAGACGCCCCAGCCCTTGCGTAACGCCTCGGTGAATACTGCGGCGAGCGGCAGTAAAACGAAACTCGCCAGAAACAGGAGCGCGATGGTGGTGAGCGTCCAGCGCACCCACGCGGAATCCTGCGTCACGCGCGAAGCGTGGCCGCGACCGGCACCGGTTTTATGGAGATGGGAAACGACGGAGGCCATGGTCAGATCTTGTGGTGCCGGCGGCTCCAGTTCTGAAGCAGGTTGATGAGCAGCAGCAGCGAAAACGAAGCGACGAGCATGACGGTCGCAATGGCAGTGGCTCCCTGATAGTCGTATTGCTCGAGTTTCTCGTAGATCACGTGCGGCACGATCTGGGTCTTCATGGGAAGATTCGCGCCGATGAACACCACTGAGCCGTATTCACCCAGGGCGCGCGCAAAGGCCATCGCGGTGCCGGTGAGCAGCGCCGGGGCGAGTTCAGGAAACACCACGCGGCGCAAAGTCTGAAACCGGCTCGCGCCCATCGTGGCGGACGCCTCTTCCAACTCGGGCTCGAGCTCCTCCATCACGGGTTGCAACGTGCGCACCACAAACGGAAGCCCGATGAACGTCAGCGCAATGAATACACCGATCTCCGTGTAGGCGATTTTGATGTCGTAGGGAATCAACCAGCGGCCGATCCAGCCGGTGGGCGCATAGATCGTCGTGAGCGCGATGCCGGCCACGGCCGTGGGCAATGCGAACGGAATGTCCACCAGCGCATCGACCAGTTTTTTACCGGGAAACGAATAGCGCGTGAGCACCCAGGCCACGATGAGCCCGAAAACGGCGTTCACCAAGGCGGCGGCCAGCGAGGCGAAGAAGCTCACCTTGTAGGCCGACACGACAAACGGCGAAGACACCGCGCGCCAGAATCCGGCGGCCGACATGCCCGAGCTCTTGATGAACACCGCCATCAACGGCAGCAGCACGATGAGGCTCAAGTAGGCGACCGTGAAGCCCAGCGACAACCCGAAGCCGGGCAGAATGGAACGTGCGGTGCGGGTGGACATCAGAGATTAATCGAATGCGCGAGGAACACGCGGTATTCCTCGAGCACGGTTTCAAGGGCGATCACGGTGGCCTCGATTTGCAGGTCGATCGGGGCGAGCGCGGGTGTTTCGAAAATGAGGTCGAAGGGTTGCGGGCGTTGTTGAACGGGAGCCGAAAGCACGCCTTCAAAGCAACGATGGATCAAGCCTTCACTGGCCTCAAAGCCGTCGATCACGGACGCACGATTGCGAGGCAGCACGCGCTCGGAGGCACGCAGAGCGGGCTTGAGCAGCGCCTCGTTGAGCAAGCGCCCGTGCGCGTAGCCGTAAAGTCCTTCGCTGGTGTCATCGGAGTGCAGCGTGATGATGCCGTCAAATTTCCCCGCGGTGAGTTCGCGCTCAAGAATGCCGACCTCGGGTTGCGCGGATTTGCGCCAGAACTCGCGGTTAAGATCGAGGCCGGCGTGATTGTGGCGGGTGTTGGCTTCGTAGCCGGTGGGATTGCAGATTGGGAAAACGGTGAGGTCGTAACCGGTCGCGCGCCACGGCTCACCGGCGAGCTCGGCCAGCCAGCGCACCAGCGCCTCGGCGCCGGCCGGCTCGTCACCATGCAGCGCGGCAAACAAACCGATGCGCAACGGATCGTGCTCGGCTTTGGGTCCGCGGAAATGGAAACGGGTGATGTCGTGCGCCTCACCGTTGACCGAAAAATTTCCCGCCACCCCACCCTTCAGCGCCGGGCAATACTTCGCCAACTCAAAGAGCGGGCTGAGCAAGGCGCGCGATGAGCGCGAAACCGGTTGGGCTGTTAAAGTGGACATGACGGACACGGATGGCGGAGGACGGTCGGATTAGAGGTGCTGCGCGTAGGCGTGGAAGCCGCGGTAACGCACGATGAAGTTTTTGAGGATGGTCGTGACCGCCTCGCGGTGCAGTTCGACCGACCAGGAGGCCGGCAGACCGAGCGTGAGTTCGAACGGTTGAAACGGCAGATCGTCGCTCAGGGACAGCGGTCCATCGGCGGGCGTGGCGTCGACCGGGCCGGAAACCCAGCGCACGTCCCACGGCGCGATGTCGTGCGAGCTGAGCAACTCGAGACCGAGCGCGTCAGCAGAGTGTCCGCGCAGGCGAATGGTGATCACATCGTCGTCAGCGTCGGTCGTCTCAACGCGGATAAAACCGTGATAGGCGCGGCTGCGCACGTCAGTCGCGAGGAGATCGAGCTCCGGCACGCCGGATGCGATCCACGAAGACTCACCGAGGTTTTGCGTGTCGTTGCGCAGCAGGCCGGTGACATCGGCCAAGGGGAAAAACGAGAGGTTGAGCCCCTGCCCCAAGTCAGGCGTGAGCGCGAGGCGCTCGACGAAATGCAGCAAGGCGAGCGTGCCGCGCAGATCGTGCGCATCGAAGCCCGCATGAAACGCGAGGCGCAGAGATTCGTCGGATGTGTGCGGTCCGAAATAAACGAAACGCGGCACGTGATAATGACGCGCCTGGCGATAGAACGGGCCGAGGGGCGAAGCGAAAACGTATTGGGAACGTTGCGACAACGCGTAGAGCGAAGTCAGGCGTTCGTTGAACTCGATCGAGGGCGAGAGCGGAGCGGCGACCGGCGCGTGATCGACGGACACTGCGGCGAGGGCGCGGCGGGCTATGAGAGACGTGCGGCTCATGGACGTGATTATTTTGAAAATTAAAGCGCGGAAGAGCGTCCGGTGTGCCCTCGAGAACGTGACCGGACGCGGCTTCCGCGATGGGTGGATGAATTACTTCTTTAGGTAGATCTGGTCGAAGGTGCCACCGTCTGCGAAGTGCGTGGCGGCGGCTTTGGTCCAACCACCGAACGCCTCGTCGATGGTGAAGAGCTCAACCTTCGGGAAGGACGCGGCATACTTGGCCTTGGCGGCTTCGGAAGTCGGGCGGTAGTAGTTCTTGCCGATGATGTCCTGGGCCTCGTCGGAATAGAGGTATTCGAGGTAGGCCTTGGCGACTTCCTCGGTGCCCTTCTTTTTCACGACCTTGTCCACGACGCTGACGGTCGGCTGGGCCAGGATGCTGACGGAAGGAACGACGATCTCGAACTTGTCGGCGCCGAATTCCTTCACGGCGAGAAACGCTTCGTTTTCCCACGAGATGAACACATCACCGATCTGGCGCTGAACGAAGGTGGTGGTCGCACCGCGGGCACCGGAGTCGAGGACCGGAACGTTTTTGTAGATGTTCGCGACGAACTCCTGGGCCTTCTCGTCACTGCCGTAGTTACGACGGCCGTATTCCCAGGCGGCGAGGTAGTTCCACTGCGCGCCGCCAGAGGTCTTCGGGTTGGGCGTGATCACGGCGATGCCGGGCTGGGCGAGATCGTTCCAGTCCTTGACCTTGCCGGCGAACGGCGAGCTCTTGCGGACGAGGAACACGATGGTGCTGGTGTAGGGCGCGGAGCCGAGCGGCAGGCGCTCCTGCCAGTTGGCGGGAATCAGATTAGCGACCTTGTTGAGGGCGCTCACGTCGTTGGCGAGCGCGAGGGTGACGACGTCGGCCTTGAGGCCGTCGATCACGGAGCGGGCCTGTTTGCCGGAACCGCCGTGGGACTGCTTGATGACAACGTTGTCGCCGGTCTTGGCCTTCCAGTATTTGGCGAAGGCGGCGTTGTATTCGACGTAGAGTTCGCGCGTCGGATCGTAGGAAACGTTGAGGAGTTCGATGTCTTTCGCGAGGGCCGAGCCGGTAATGGCCACGGCGGCGAGCAGGGTGAAGAGAGATTTAAATTTCATGATGAAATAACTGACAAAAAGATGAGAGGTGCGAAGACGAGGGAGACGGGATGCGCCCCCCTCGCCTTCTGGAAAACTACACTGCAACTACACGGATCAAACGGGTGCGTTTTAGAACGACACCTGGATGCGGGAGATGAACGCGAGTTCGTTGTCGGAGAGCGCGCCAGTGGCCGGACGTGCACCCTGGAAATCGAACTTGTTGCTGAAGATATCGAAGTTGGCGCGGATGGCCTTCGACAGATACCAGTTCAGACCGACGCCATAAGTGGTGACCTCGGTGGCGTTGGTGCCGGCAGCCGCCAGCGAAGTGCCGCCGCCGGCAAACGCATCATCATCGATATCAACCTGGGCCACGCGGGTAACGACTTCAAAGGCGCCCCAGGTGCCCTTGTTCAGGCTGAAGTTCGTGTTGGGCGTGACGCCCTTGTAGGACGACTCTTCGCCGGTGAGAACGTAGCCGACCGAAAGGTTGAAGCCCGTGTTGGTCAGCTTGCGACTGTTGGCGCCGTTGGTGAGTTCAGCAGACGACGAGACGTATTCGGCGAGGATACCGAGCGGGCCGCTGTAGAAGTAGGCCTGCGGGGAGATCGTCGTCGCGGTGCCATCGGCCACGGTGGTGCTGCCAACGGCAGAGCGGTAAGCAAAGAAGTTCTGCTGACCGTCCGTGCGATACGGATTGAGAGGCACGCCCGCCTTGTAGTTACCCGTGCCGGCGGCGATACCGAAGCCGAGCCCCTTGAGTTTCGACTCCTTGTCATTGGCCCAAGGCGTGGCGAACAAACGCGCGGCAACCGTGAAGTCGCCTTCGTTGTTCAAGTTGGTCGTGGGCGAATTGCCACCGTCGAGCACACCGTTGAACACGCCGACGGCGTAGTTCAGGCGGTTAGTCAGCACGTCGCCGTGAACCTGGATACCGACGTCGCGGTTGGGCGTGAGGTTGGTCACGACGGAGCGCTCGTTGAAGAACGCAACCGGATCAGACTGGAGCTGTTCAAGACCGATCGGCGTCTTGAAACGACCGACGCGAACCTGGAAGCCGGGCTTGAACGCGGCGTTGATGTTTGCGTCCAGAATCTGCACGGTGCCGCCGAATTCAGGCTGGATCGTGTATTGGAAGATGTCGGAAAACTTGCCTTCAAAAATCAGGCGGGCGCGACGGAGGACAAAGCCATCCTGCGCGGCATTGGCGTCGTCGAGATAGAGGCGGGCGTCGCCTTGCACGAGACCGCGCAAGCGGAGGGAGTTGGCGCCATCGGCGGAGACAACCTCAACGCGACCGTCGCCAACGTTGAGCTTGGGCTGTTTCTTGGCGTCGGCAGCAGCAGTCTCCTGACGGAGCTCCTGATTGCGCTCCAGAATGCGGAGCTTCTGGTCGAGCAGGCGGATCTGTTCGCGCAAAGCGTCGAGATCGTTGGTGCTGGCGGTTTGTGCCGGCAAGGTAGCCGTCAAGCCGACGGCGGTGATCGTGGTAGCCAATGCCGTGCGAACGGCGGCGGGAAGGGTTCTCATGGTATGTTTCGGATTAGTCGGGATGACTCCAGAGGACTGGTGGGATACCCGTTCAACTGCGTGCTGTTGGTGTGTGCTGTGTGTTTGCGCCTCGGGCTGTCCGACGGGCGAAAGTGGAAAATTATTCGGCGCCGTCCCGTTGACCGGCGATGCGGGTCTTCTCGGTGCGCTCGATCTGGGTGACCTTGCCGTCGTGAACGACGATCTGGACGACGCCATAACGAAGCGACTCGACCTTCTGGCGGACGATGTCGACCCAGGCGGGTGACGTGATATCGGAGGACGAAAAAGAAAGGGATTTGGTGCTGGCCGTGGTGCTCATGATGAGGACGGATTAAATGCTGTAATCGGGAAAGAGATTCGAAAGGAGGCCCTCGACGGGCTGGAGATCGGAACGAACAGGGGAACGAAACGTGATGCGGCGGGCGGCGCGGCCGGGAACCAGCGAATCGGAAAACGGAAGAGGCACTTCATCGCGGCGCATTTTGCGGAGCGTCACCTCGACCACATCGGCGAGCGAGTAACGGTCGAGAATGCCGGCGATGGCATTGCGGACATCGAGCATCAACATGCGCAGTCCGCAGTGCACCTCGTCGGGACAACTACACTTCTCGTAAGCCGTGTGACTCACGCAACCGATCGGTGCGAGCGGACCATCGATCACCCTCACCACGCTGCCGACCGTGATTTTGGCGGACGCACGGGCGAGGCGGTAACCGCCGAACTTGCCACGGCGGCTCTCAACAAAACCCTCTTCCTTCAAGAGCTGCATGATCTGCTCAAGAAACTTGACCGGAATCTGCTCCTTTTCGGCGAGTTCCGACACCTGCACGAGCGGCCGACCGACTTCGGCCGCGATGCCGAGATCGATCAGGGCCCGGAGGGCGTATTCACCTTTTTTGGACAGCTTCATGCGTGGCTAATTCAAACCACAGTGATTCAGTAGGGTTTGAATTCAAGCCAAATCATTGGTAAACTGATAAAGTAACTATTTTAAACACATAAGATATTTATATTAAATATTTTACATTATAATAAAAATCACATTTTAGTGAGTTTAACATTCATCTAGGCCTGAATGTAAGGCGGCTCCTCATCAGATTACGGACAGATCTGACCCGATGAACCGATCCACTCCGGAATGCAGTTAACCGCCGTAATAACCGACGGCTTTCGCCGAGAAGCTCAAAGGCTTAAACGAAGTCCGTCGTGCGCGAACTTTACGCCAACGGGCAGTTTAGCTTCCCACTCCGCGTGGCCGGTCAAGTGCGTGATGTGCGTGAGGTAGGTCTGCGATGCGCCGATTTCCACGGCCGCAGCCAGCGCCTCATCGATGCTCATGTGCGTCGGATGCGAGAGCGGACGCAATCCGTCCAGCACCACGATGTCGGATCCCCTCGCCTGCTCGACGGCCTCGCGCGGGACGCGTTTGCAGTCGGTGTAGTAGGTGAATTTTTTGCCGCTGCTTTTCTCCGTGAACGTGAGGCCGAGCGTATTCACTCCGCCATGCGGAAGGAGTGTCGATTCGATCACGCCTTGCGGCAGCTCGATGCGTCGTGGCATGTCGATGAGTTTGAAGGCTGCGTAGCCTTTGGAAACCGGGCGCTCGGCGATCGCGTAGGGAAACATCGAGAGGACGCGGCTCATACCTTCGTCAGTCGTGTAAACCGGCAGCGCGACGCCGCCGAGGAGATCGCAGTAACGGCGCAGGTCATCCATGCCGGAAATGTGGTCGGCGTGGCCGTGCGTGAGAATGAAGAGGTCGATCCAGTTGATCTGGGCGCGCAGGCACTGGAGGCGGAACTCGGGCGAGGCGTCCACTTGGATGTGCAGGCCGTCCATGACGACGTGAATGGAAGCTCGGTAGCGGGAATCGCGCGGATCAGTCGAGGTGCAGACGGCGCAATCACAGGCGATCATGGGAACGCCTTGGGAAGTGCCGGTGCCGAGAAAGATAACCTCCATGCTGGCTTCACGGAATACCGCACGGGCTCGAATGAGAAGCCGAAATCTGAAAACAAAAAACCGGCGCCCCGTGAGGAGCGCCGGTCTGGGAGTTGACTCGCGGATACGCGGGTCGGACTGGGATGGACCGATTAGTAGTCCATACCGCCGCCGTGGCCGCCCTGGGGCATGGCCGGAGCGGGGCTCTTGTCCGGGGCATCGGTGATGATGCACTCGGTGGTGAGGAGAAGGCCGGCGATGGACGCGGCGTTCTGCAGCGCGATGCGGGAAACCTTCGTCGGGTCAACCACGCCGGCCTTCACGAGGTCTTCATAAGCACCGGTCGCAACGTTGTAGCCGTTGGCACCCTTGCTCGCGAGGACCTGCTGGACGACGACGGCGCCTTCGACACCGGCGTTGAAGCAGAGCTGCTTGAGCGGGGCTTCGACGGCACGGCGGATGATCTGGGCGCCGAGCTTCTCGTCACCTTCGAGGGACGCGATGGCGGAATCGATGGCCTTGGAGGTGCGCAGGAGAGCGACACCACCGCCGGACACGATACCTTCAGCAACGGCCGCGCGGGTGGCGTGGAGGGCGTCTTCGACGCGCTGCTTCTTTTCCTTCATCTCGGACTCGGTGGTGGCACCGACGTTGATGACGGCGATACCGCCGGCGAGCTTGGCGAGACGCTCCTGGAGCTTCTCCTTGTCGTAGTCGCTGGTGGTTTCTTCGATCTGGCGGCGGATCTGTTTCACGCGGGCCTGGATGTCGGACGACTTGCCCGAACCCTTGATGATCGTGGTGTTTTCCTTGGCGACGACGATGCGGCCGGACTTGCCGAGGTCGGCGATGGTGACGTTCTCGAGCTTGATGCCGAGGTCCTCGGTGAGGAGGCGGCCGCCGGTGAGGACGGCGATGTCTTCGAGGATGGCCTTGCGGCGATCACCGAAGCCAGGGGCTTTGACGGCGACGACGTTGAGGGTGCCGCGGATCTTGTTAACGACGAGGGCGGCGAGGGCTTCACCTTCGACGTCTTCGGCGATGATGAGGAGGGGCTTGCCGGTCTTGGCGGTGGCCTGAAGGATCGGGAGAAACTCCTGGAGGTTGGAGATCTTCTTCTCGTGGATGAGGACGTAGGCGTCTTCGAGAATGGCTTCCTGGGTGTCGGAGTTGGTCGCGAAGTAGGGCGAGAGGTAGCCCTTGTCGAACTGCATGCCTTCGACGACGTCGAGGGTGGTCTCGATGGACTTGGCCTCTTCGACGGTGACGGTGCCGTCCTTGCCGACAGCAGCCATGGCTTCGGCGATCTTGTTACCAATCTCGGTGTCCCAGTTGGCGGACACGGTGGCGACCTGGCGGATTTCCTCGGTGTCGTTCACCTTCTTGGAAATGCGGGCGAGCTCGGTGACGGCGGCTTCAACAGCCTTGTCGATACCGCGCTTGAGGTAGATCGGGTTGGCACCGGCGGTGACGTGCTTGAGGCCTTCCTTGTAGATGGCTTCGGCGAGCACGGTGGCCGTGGTGGTGCCGTCGCCGGCAGCATCGTTGGTCTTGGAAGCGACTTCCTTCACCAGCTGGGCACCGATGTTCTCGTAGGGATCGGCGAGCTCGATTTCCTTGGCGACGGTGACGCCGTCCTTGGTGACGGCGGGGGAGCCGAATTTCTTGTCGATGACGACATTGCGGCCCTTGGGACCGAGGGTGACTTTGACAGCGCGGGCGAGGAGCTCGACGCCGCGGAGGATCTTCTGACGAGCAGCCTCGTCGAACAGGAGTTGTTTAGCAGCCATTATAAGAGATTAAGTTTAGAGATTAAGTTTAAGAGGAGTGAACGACTCAGGCGATGACGCCGAGGATGTCGTCTTCGCGAACGATCGTGTGTTTCACGTCGTCGATCTTCACTTCGCTGCCGCCGTATTTGGAGATGAGGACCTTGTCGCCGACCTTGACCTCGAAGGGAACGGACTTGCCGTTTTCGTCCTTCTTGCCGGTGCCGAGAGCAATGACTTCAGCCTCCTGCGGCTTTTCCTTGGCGGAGTCCGGGATGATGATGCCACCACGAACTTGTTCTTTGGTGTCCTCGAGCGGCTTCAAAAGAATGCGATCGCCGAGGGGCTTGAATTTAGCTTTGGCCATTTGGATTTAGATTTGGGTTTGGTTTGGGGAGTTGTGTATTCGTTTTTTAACGACGCCAGCCCGTTGGCACGAAGGCCGGCGGGCTGGCGAAAGTGAAAAAGAAGGGTTACTTCTTGTCGGACTTGTCTTCGTCCACGACTTCGAAGTCGGCATCGACAACGTCGGCCTTCTTCTCGGATTTCTTGGAGGAAGAACCGGCATCGCCCTCGGGGGCGGCGCCTTCAGGAGCAGCACCGGCTCCGGCAGCCTGCGCGGCGGCGTAGAGTTCGGAACCGACCTTCTGGAGGTTTTCCATGGCGGCCTTCATCTTGTCGGTGTCGTTGGACTCGAGGTCCTTCTTCGCATCGGCAAGCGCAGTCTCGATCTTGCCCTTCACGTCGGCGGGGAGCTTGTCACCGCTTTCCTTGAGGGTTTTCTCGAGGCCGTAGATGGAGCTGTCGAGCTGGTTGCGTGTCTCGACGCCTTCCTTGCGCTTGGAGTCTTCGGCGGCGTGGAGCTCGGCGTCCTTGGTCATCTTCTCGACCTCTTCCTTGGAAAGACCGGAAGAACCTTGGATGGTGATCTTCTGTTCCTTGCCGGTGCCGAGGTCTTTGGCGGAGACGTGGAGAATGCCGTTCGCGTCAATGTCGAAGGTGACCTCGATCTGCGGGGTGCCACGGGCGGCGGGCGGGATGCCGTCGAGCTTGAAGGTGCCGAGGTTCTTGTTGTCGCGGGCCATCGAACGCTCGCCTTGGAGGACGACGATTTCGACGCCGGGCTGGTTGTCCGCGTAAGTGGAGAACACCTGCGACTTCTTGGTCGGGATGGTGGTGTTGCGGGCGATCATCGGCGTGGAAACTTCACCGGCGGTCATGATGCCGAGGGTGAGCGGAGACACGTCGAGGAGGAGGACGTCTTTGACGTCACCCTTGAGCACGCCGCCCTGAATGGCTGCGCCGATGGCGACCACTTCGTCGGGGTTCACGCCCTGGTGGGCGGCCTTGCCGGCGAGCTTGTTGGCGATTTCGACAACCTTCGGCATACGGGTCATGCCGCCGACGAGAACGAGTTCGTCGATTTGCGAAGAGGTGAGGTCGGCGTCTTTCAAGCAGTTTTGGAACGGCTTGAGCGTGCGCTCGAAGAGGCTGTCGCAGACCTGCTCCATCTTGGCGCGGGTGAGCGTGACATTCATGTGCTTCGGACCGGAGGCGTCAGCAGTGATGAACGGGAGATTGATATCGACGGACTGTGTCGAGGAGAGGGCGATCTTGGCCTTCTCGGCTTCTTCCTTGAGGCGCTGGAGAGCCATCGGGTCCTTGCGGAGGTCGATGCCCTGCTCGGCCTTGAAGGAGTCAACGAGCCAGTTAATGAGGGTCTCGTCCCAGTTGTCGCCGCCGAGGTGGGTGTCGCCGTTGGTGGCTTTCACCTCGAACACGCCGTCACCGATTTCGAGGACGGACACGTCGAAGGTGCCGCCGCCCAAGTCGAACACGGCGATCTTCTCGTCTTTCTTTTTGTCGAGACCGTAGGCGAGCGAGGCGGCCGTGGGCTCGTTGATGATACGGAGGACTTCGAGACCGGCGATCTTGCCGGCGTCCTTGGTGGCCTGACGCTGCGCGTCGTTGAAATAAGCGGGGACCGTGATGACGGCCTGGGTGACCTTGTCGCCGAGGTAAGCTTCGGCGTCGGCCTTCAGCTTGCCGAGGACGAACGCGGCGATCTGCTGGGGGGCGAACTGCTCGGTTTTGTCACCGGACTGCACCTCGATGAAGGCGTCGCCGTTTTTGCCGGCCACGACTTTGTAAGGGAGATTCTTGGCCTCTTCGCTGACCTCGGTGAATTTACGACCGATCAGACGTTTGGCGGAGAAGATGGTGTTGCGCGGGTTGGTGACGGCCTGGCGTTTGGCGGCCTGACCGACGATGCGCTCACCGGTTTTGGTGAAAGCGACGACCGACGGGGTCGTGCGTGCGCCTTCAGCGTTAGGAATGACGACGGGCTCGCCGCCTTCCATCACGGACATACAGGAGTTAGTTGTTCCAAGATCGATACCAATAATTCGGCTCATAGTTAGGAGTTACCTAGCAGCCAACGTGCACTGCAGATCGCCTAATCTGCTATCAATTGTTAATTAGCATCTTAAAAAACATTAGCGCCCTATTCGATTCACGCCTAATGCACCAAAAACGCGCCACGCTGTCACACTTTGGGACAATTAAGGAACAACCCCGCCTCGCGTTTGACACAGCTGGCGCACGCGTATCTCTGTTCGCCCAATCATTTTGCCTCACAGTGGGCTA
It encodes the following:
- a CDS encoding RrF2 family transcriptional regulator; the protein is MKLSKKGEYALRALIDLGIAAEVGRPLVQVSELAEKEQIPVKFLEQIMQLLKEEGFVESRRGKFGGYRLARASAKITVGSVVRVIDGPLAPIGCVSHTAYEKCSCPDEVHCGLRMLMLDVRNAIAGILDRYSLADVVEVTLRKMRRDEVPLPFSDSLVPGRAARRITFRSPVRSDLQPVEGLLSNLFPDYSI
- a CDS encoding YezD family protein; this translates as MSTTASTKSLSFSSSDITSPAWVDIVRQKVESLRYGVVQIVVHDGKVTQIERTEKTRIAGQRDGAE
- the cysT gene encoding sulfate ABC transporter permease subunit CysT, with amino-acid sequence MSTRTARSILPGFGLSLGFTVAYLSLIVLLPLMAVFIKSSGMSAAGFWRAVSSPFVVSAYKVSFFASLAAALVNAVFGLIVAWVLTRYSFPGKKLVDALVDIPFALPTAVAGIALTTIYAPTGWIGRWLIPYDIKIAYTEIGVFIALTFIGLPFVVRTLQPVMEELEPELEEASATMGASRFQTLRRVVFPELAPALLTGTAMAFARALGEYGSVVFIGANLPMKTQIVPHVIYEKLEQYDYQGATAIATVMLVASFSLLLLINLLQNWSRRHHKI
- a CDS encoding M14 family metallopeptidase — translated: MSTLTAQPVSRSSRALLSPLFELAKYCPALKGGVAGNFSVNGEAHDITRFHFRGPKAEHDPLRIGLFAALHGDEPAGAEALVRWLAELAGEPWRATGYDLTVFPICNPTGYEANTRHNHAGLDLNREFWRKSAQPEVGILERELTAGKFDGIITLHSDDTSEGLYGYAHGRLLNEALLKPALRASERVLPRNRASVIDGFEASEGLIHRCFEGVLSAPVQQRPQPFDLIFETPALAPIDLQIEATVIALETVLEEYRVFLAHSINL
- the cysW gene encoding sulfate ABC transporter permease subunit CysW, encoding MASVVSHLHKTGAGRGHASRVTQDSAWVRWTLTTIALLFLASFVLLPLAAVFTEALRKGWGVFIAAFTDADAVAAIKLTLITAAISVPSNVVFGVAAAWCITKFQFRGKSVLITLIDLPFAVSPVIAGLVFVLVFGLQGWLGHYINAENPWFPWLQQWLADKDFKVIFATPGIVLATIFVTFPFVARELIPLMQAQGTDEEYAAVTLGASGWQTFWRVTLPNIKWGLFYGVILCNARAMGEFGAVSVVSGHIRGETNTMPLHVEILYNEYQFSAAFAVASLLALLAIVTLILKSLVEWAHNRHQA
- a CDS encoding sulfate ABC transporter substrate-binding protein; this encodes MKFKSLFTLLAAVAITGSALAKDIELLNVSYDPTRELYVEYNAAFAKYWKAKTGDNVVIKQSHGGSGKQARSVIDGLKADVVTLALANDVSALNKVANLIPANWQERLPLGSAPYTSTIVFLVRKSSPFAGKVKDWNDLAQPGIAVITPNPKTSGGAQWNYLAAWEYGRRNYGSDEKAQEFVANIYKNVPVLDSGARGATTTFVQRQIGDVFISWENEAFLAVKEFGADKFEIVVPSVSILAQPTVSVVDKVVKKKGTEEVAKAYLEYLYSDEAQDIIGKNYYRPTSEAAKAKYAASFPKVELFTIDEAFGGWTKAAATHFADGGTFDQIYLKK
- a CDS encoding MBL fold metallo-hydrolase codes for the protein MEVIFLGTGTSQGVPMIACDCAVCTSTDPRDSRYRASIHVVMDGLHIQVDASPEFRLQCLRAQINWIDLFILTHGHADHISGMDDLRRYCDLLGGVALPVYTTDEGMSRVLSMFPYAIAERPVSKGYAAFKLIDMPRRIELPQGVIESTLLPHGGVNTLGLTFTEKSSGKKFTYYTDCKRVPREAVEQARGSDIVVLDGLRPLSHPTHMSIDEALAAAVEIGASQTYLTHITHLTGHAEWEAKLPVGVKFAHDGLRLSL
- a CDS encoding M14 family metallocarboxypeptidase — its product is MSRTSLIARRALAAVSVDHAPVAAPLSPSIEFNERLTSLYALSQRSQYVFASPLGPFYRQARHYHVPRFVYFGPHTSDESLRLAFHAGFDAHDLRGTLALLHFVERLALTPDLGQGLNLSFFPLADVTGLLRNDTQNLGESSWIASGVPELDLLATDVRSRAYHGFIRVETTDADDDVITIRLRGHSADALGLELLSSHDIAPWDVRWVSGPVDATPADGPLSLSDDLPFQPFELTLGLPASWSVELHREAVTTILKNFIVRYRGFHAYAQHL
- a CDS encoding OprO/OprP family phosphate-selective porin, which gives rise to MRTLPAAVRTALATTITAVGLTATLPAQTASTNDLDALREQIRLLDQKLRILERNQELRQETAAADAKKQPKLNVGDGRVEVVSADGANSLRLRGLVQGDARLYLDDANAAQDGFVLRRARLIFEGKFSDIFQYTIQPEFGGTVQILDANINAAFKPGFQVRVGRFKTPIGLEQLQSDPVAFFNERSVVTNLTPNRDVGIQVHGDVLTNRLNYAVGVFNGVLDGGNSPTTNLNNEGDFTVAARLFATPWANDKESKLKGLGFGIAAGTGNYKAGVPLNPYRTDGQQNFFAYRSAVGSTTVADGTATTISPQAYFYSGPLGILAEYVSSSAELTNGANSRKLTNTGFNLSVGYVLTGEESSYKGVTPNTNFSLNKGTWGAFEVVTRVAQVDIDDDAFAGGGTSLAAAGTNATEVTTYGVGLNWYLSKAIRANFDIFSNKFDFQGARPATGALSDNELAFISRIQVSF